A single genomic interval of Plodia interpunctella isolate USDA-ARS_2022_Savannah chromosome 16, ilPloInte3.2, whole genome shotgun sequence harbors:
- the LOC128676517 gene encoding uncharacterized protein LOC128676517, which produces MQQPKVDLPKSTKSSVSTVSMQQPKVDLPKSTKSSVSTVSMQQPKVDLPKSTKSSVSTVSMQQPKVDLPKSTKSSVSTVSMQQPKVDLPKSTKSSVSTVSMQQPKVDLPKSTKSSVSTVSMQQPKVDLLKSTKSSVSTVSMQQLKVDLPKPTRSSVSTVSMQQPKVDLLKSTKSSVSTVFMQQLKVDLTKPTRSSVSTVSMQQPKVDLPKSTRSSVSTVSMQQLKVDLPKPTRSSVSTVSMQQPKVDLPKSTRSSVSTVSMQQPKVNLPKPTRSSVSTASMQQSKVDLSKSTKSSESAASVQLKTTSSLDPSKPKVYNISNIPSKTLLPHVLIKSSVSDIPLSLLVDSGSSVSLLKHSCIMKHPKLTKDIIQLKGIDPTDNPICTQGHFLLKLQLPKFDISHKFHVTDIPDLPYDGIMGSDFLNAHNCNINYNNNILYIRNTSIRLHFHEPAYIIPPRTETIIECSVSNPEVKEGLVLDQKLSETLLVANCIVHVKENNRINISIANTSEEPVTVESNLNLQLDPFNPKVLPEHSNECINHINLTTNSFKRTQEVLKQVRTFHLNKEEKDNLLQLCSDFSDIFHLPGEILTHTNALKHEIKTTTDNPIHTKSYRFPEVHKAVTSFPIPNNPKDVKSFLGLVSYYRRFIPDFSKKAKALTNLLKKDVPFKWENQQQRAFDTLKEELTSAPLLIYPDFTKPFILALLTCDASNHAVGAVLSQGPVGKDQPIAFASRTLNKSESNYSTTEKELLAIIYGCKTFRPYIYGYKFIIVTDHRPLKWLFNHKDPSSKLQRWRLKLEEYDYDIIYRKGKLNSAADALSRYPVNPIYPKNHTNLNPNNDEIPDDDLQNLLISPSSLEADLADPEINNELLDYLNDILDNESPGKQPEPQLSSNQENPEILPSSVQSAPESPPLVPENLLSDRTAPETPPLIPEDSPSSNQTTPETSSIQFGSDETYNTFLKASKNVHDTLIIEHNENLLKTTQNLIIIPTSIDLDESMPYIQEIINSCSEPDRSNFLKHERSLFTSLPLTIRNKTYLFSFTKVHHFDDLSYPDIFKSIKYVRDEIIMTYPTINEVSIADFRNPFDRHSFVKIYNILSYLFDGTNIKIHIYHNDIIYPSLNEIPKILKENHDIPIAGHLGSSRMLNRINDRYYWKNMRSDIENYVKNCTSCQINKALRKTNRAPMIITSTSTSPFERLSIDKFKFKFKFQIQKLYCKT; this is translated from the coding sequence atgcagcaacccaaggttgatctgcccaaatctactaaatcctctgtatccactgtatctatgcagcagcccaaggttgatctgcccaaatctactaaatcctctgtatccactgtatctatgcagcaacccaaggttgatctgcccaaatctactaaatcctctgtatccactgtatctatgcagcagcccaaggttgatctgcccaaatctactaaatcctctgtatccactgtatctatgcagcaacccaaggttgatctgcccaaatctactaaatcctctgtatccactgtatctatgcagcagcccaaggttgatctgcccaaatctactaaatcctctgtatccactgtatctatgcagcaacccaaggttgatctgcttaaatctactaaatcctctgtatccactgtatccaTGCAACAACTCAAGGTTGATTTGCCCAAGCCTACtagatcctctgtatccactgtatccaTGCAACAACCCAAGGTTGATCTGCttaaatctactaaatcctctgtatccactgtattCATGCAACAACTCAAGGTTGATTTGACCAAGCCTACtagatcctctgtatccactgtatccaTGCAACAACCCAAGGTTGATCTGCCTAAATCTACtagatcctctgtatccactgtatccaTGCAACAACTCAAGGTTGATTTGCCCAAGCCTACtagatcctctgtatccactgtatccaTGCAACAACCCAAGGTTGATCTGCCTAAATCTACtagatcctctgtatccactgtatccaTGCAACAACCCAAGGTTAATTTACCCAAGCCTACtagatcctctgtatccaccGCATCCATGCAACAATCCAAAGTTGACTTATccaaatctactaaatcctctgAATCCGCTGCATCCGTACAACTTAAAACTACTAGTTCTCTAGATCCTTCAAAACccaaagtttataatatttcaaatattccatCTAAAACCTTATTACCTCATGTTCTAATAAAGTCCTCTGTCTCTGATATCCCATTATCTCTGCTAGTAGACTCAGGATCATCTGTAAGTCTATTGAAACATTCTTGCATTATGAAACATCCCAAACTCACAAAAGACATAATTCAGTTAAAGGGTATAGACCCAACTGATAACCCTATCTGCACTCAAGGTCACTTTTTGCTAAAACTGCAACTTCCTAAATTCGACATATCCCATAAATTCCATGTAACTGATATACCTGACTTACCCTACGATGGAATAATGGGCTCAGATTTCCTTAATGCACACAattgtaacataaattataataacaatatcctTTACATTAGAAACACATCCATTAGACTACACTTTCATGAGCCTGCCTATATAATACCTCCTAGAACGGAAACTATTATCGAATGCTCTGTATCAAATCCTGAGGTAAAAGAAGGATTAGTCCTCGATCAGAAACTTTCTGAAACTTTACTAGTAGCTAATTGTATAGTccatgtaaaagaaaataatagaataaatatatccatTGCTAATACATCCGAAGAACCCGTAACTGTCGAATCCAACCTAAACTTACAACTCGATCCCTTTAATCCCAAAGTCCTGCCAGAACATTCAAATGAATGCATAAATCATATAAATCTTACTACTAATAGTTTCAAAAGAACACAAGAAGTGTTAAAACAAGTCCGCACTTTTCATcttaataaagaagaaaaggaCAATCTTCTACAATTATGTTCCGACTTTTCTGATATATTTCATCTCCCAGGAGAGATCCTAACTCATACCAACGCTCTCAAGCACGAAATCAAAACAACTACCGACAATCCCATACACACAAAATCCTACAGATTCCCCGAAGTCCATAAAGCCGTAACTTCTTTTCCAATTCCAAATAATCCCAAGGACGTGAAATCGTTTCTTGGCCTAGTTTCCTACTATCGTCGTTTCATCCCCGATTTCTCTAAAAAGGCAAAAGCTCTTACTAATCTTTTAAAGAAGGATGTACCCTTTAAGTGGGAAAATCAGCAACAACGTGCTTTTGACACACTCAAGGAAGAACTTACCTCTGCACCTCTCCTGATATACCCAGATTTTACCAAACCTTTTATTCTTGCCTTACTTACCTGTGACGCATCTAATCATGCCGTCGGCGCTGTACTCTCTCAAGGACCTGTGGGAAAGGACCAACCTATAGCTTTTGCCTCACGCACACTCAATAAGAGTGAATCCAACTACAGCACAACCGAAAAAGAGCTGTTAGCCATAATATATGGATGTAAGACATTCCGCCCTTATATATATgggtataaatttatcatcgtCACAGACCACAGACCCTTGAAATGGCTATTTAATCATAAAGATCCAAGTAGTAAACTCCAAAGATGGAGATTAAAATTAGAGGAATATGACTACGACATAATATATCGCAAAGGTAAACTAAATTCAGCTGCTGATGCCCTCTCTCGATATCCTGTCAATCCTATCTATCCAAAAAATCATACCAACCTGAACCCTAATAATGATGAAATTCCTGACGATGACCTACAAAACCTTCTAATATCTCCTTCCAGCCTAGAAGCCGATCTAGCTGatcctgaaataaataacgaattaCTAGATTATTTGAATGATATATTAGACAATGAATCTCCTGGAAAACAACCAGAACCACAACTTTCATCAAATCAAGAAAACCCCGAAATCTTACCTTCTTCTGTCCAGTCTGCACCTGAAAGTCCTCCTCTAGTACCTGAAAACTTACTTTCTGATCGAACTGCACCTGAAACTCCACCTTTAATACCCGAAGATTCACCTTCTTCTAACCAGACTACACCTGAAACTTCATCTATACAGTTCGGATCAGATGAAACCTATAATACTTTCCTAAAAGCATCCAAAAATGTACACGACACTCTTATTATAGAACATAATGAAAATCTACTTAAAACCACACAAAAccttattattatacctacctcCATAGACTTGGATGAGTCTATGCCTTACATTCAGGAAATCATTAATAGTTGTTCAGAACCCGATCGGagtaatttcttaaaacatGAAAGGTCATTATTTACCTCTCTACCTCTCACTATTAGAAATAAGACTTACCTTTTCTCATTCACAAAAGTTCACCATTTTGACGACTTGTCCTACCCGgatatatttaaatccatAAAATATGTGCGGGACGAGATTATAATGACATACCCTACTATAAACGAAGTTAGCATAGCAGATTTTAGGAATCCCTTCGATAGACACTCCTTcgtaaaaatctataatattctCAGCTATCTTTTTGACGGAACCAATATTAAAATCcatatatatcataatgaTATCATATACCCttctttaaatgaaattcCTAAAATTCTAAAAGAGAACCATGACATCCCTATCGCCGGACACTTAGGATCTTCTAGAATGCTAAACCGTATAAATGATAGATATTATTGGAAAAACATGCGAAGTGACATAGAAAACTACGTAAAAAACTGTACATCCTGTCAAATAAACAAAGCCTTACGCAAAACAAACAGAGCTCCCATGATAATAACTTCCACTTCTACGTCACCATTCGAAAGATTGTCCattgataaattcaaattcaaattcaaatttcaaattcaaaaactttattgtaaaacatag
- the LOC128676348 gene encoding uncharacterized protein LOC128676348, giving the protein MAEGRSTSPKPEISVTDTEEDTQGQLHPGPSTRSSKKKAAVIPKSEIELSTLLKFIKPFDGCREKLNSFLVNCNNAYEIASDTQKDILFKYILCQLPGKAETACSIKEFTNWHQLKEFLKTQFSERKHYAHLLTELQECKQQVTETVSQYALRIETCLSHLLTEISISHGHKSREMIGRSAAMEELALHHFQMGLTPRISNFVRSKSVKTLNEAINIAISEERIQQSLSKHSAPSSNQQSRQFIRRNQNPSSFKNNPITPRPNNNNSILVCRYCKNPGHTIEQCRKREFNNNRFKNPDQNYTRQPRVHFISDETSETNDDFLTNPEGGYDTVDSNQKNE; this is encoded by the coding sequence ATGGCCGAAGGTCGTTCAACCAGCCCGAAACCCGAAATCTCTGTCACAGACACAGAGGAAGATACCCAGGGCCAATTACATCCAGGCCCCTCCACTAGATCTAGTAAAAAGAAAGCGGCTGTAATTCCCAAATCCGAAATTGAATTATCCACTTTGCTTAAATTTATAAAGCCATTTGATGGTTGTAGAGAAaagttaaattcatttttagtaaattgtaataatgctTATGAAATAGCCTCGGACACACAAAAAGATATTCtctttaaatacatactcTGTCAGTTACCAGGCAAAGCAGAGACCGCCTGTTCCATTAAAGAATTTACTAATTGGCATCAGCTTAAAGAGTTCCTCAAAACGCAGTTCAGCGAGAGGAAACATTACGCTCATCTCCTCACCGAATTACAGGAATGCAAACAACAAGTCACTGAAACTGTCAGTCAGTATGCTTTAAGAATAGAGACTTGCTTATCTCACTTACTTACCGAAATTTCCATCTCACACGGCCATAAAAGTAGAGAAATGATTGGACGTAGTGCCGCGATGGAGGAATTAGCCCTCCATCATTTCCAAATGGGGCTAACGCCCCGAATATCTAATTTTGTTAGGAGTAAATCCGTTAAAACCTTAAACGAAGCAATTAATATCGCAATTTCTGAAGAAAGAATCCAACAATCTTTATCTAAACACTCAGCCCCGTCTAGCAATCAACAATCTCGTCAGTTTATACGTCGTAACCAAAATCCATCTTCATTCAAAAACAATCCTATTACTCCTCgtcctaataataataattccatCCTTGTCTGCCGATATTGCAAAAATCCAGGTCATACTATAGAACAATGCCGAAAAAgggaatttaataataatcgcTTCAAAAATCCTGATCAAAACTATACAAGGCAACCCCGTGTTCATTTCATCTCCGATGAAACTTCGGAAACTAACGATGATTTTCTTACCAATCCTGAGGGCGGTTATGACACCGTAGACTCTAATCAAAAAAACGAGTAG